Proteins encoded together in one Vicinamibacteria bacterium window:
- a CDS encoding ABC transporter ATP-binding protein, which produces MAEVAAPLVEFRDLAVSYGLVPALAGVSGAFPAGPTGLLGPNGAGKTTLLKTLLGFLTPDHGTLIAFGLDPIRSPLEVRRRIGYMPEVDCHLPDMTASAFVAFAGELSGLPRGEAISRAHEVLYYVGLGEARYRTVDTYSTGMKQRVKLAQALVHDPDLLLLDEPTNGLDPQGREEMLTLIRDLSTRRQMSLILCSHLLRDVERVCERVIVMNQGVVATSGTMAELTGPRRAAYDVRLKGEATAFLTDLQDKGCEWREAEEGYRVFLADGQGPELIFATARECGVQVRYLRPGAETLEDVFLRALGES; this is translated from the coding sequence ATGGCTGAAGTGGCGGCACCGCTCGTGGAGTTCCGGGACCTCGCGGTCTCCTACGGTCTGGTGCCGGCCCTGGCCGGCGTGTCCGGGGCCTTTCCCGCCGGTCCCACCGGCCTCCTGGGGCCGAACGGAGCGGGCAAGACCACCCTCCTCAAGACCCTGCTCGGCTTCCTGACCCCCGATCATGGAACCCTCATCGCCTTCGGCCTCGACCCCATCCGCTCCCCGCTGGAGGTACGCCGGCGGATCGGCTACATGCCGGAGGTGGACTGCCACCTCCCGGACATGACCGCCTCCGCTTTCGTCGCCTTCGCGGGGGAGCTGTCCGGGCTGCCGCGGGGCGAGGCCATCAGCCGCGCCCACGAGGTGCTCTACTACGTGGGCCTGGGGGAGGCCCGCTACCGCACGGTCGACACCTACTCCACGGGCATGAAGCAGCGCGTCAAGCTGGCCCAGGCCCTGGTCCACGATCCCGACCTCCTGCTCCTGGACGAGCCCACCAACGGCCTCGATCCCCAGGGTCGGGAGGAGATGCTCACCTTGATCCGCGACCTCTCCACGCGCCGGCAGATGAGCCTCATCCTCTGCTCCCACCTGCTCCGTGACGTGGAGCGCGTCTGCGAGCGGGTGATCGTCATGAACCAGGGGGTGGTGGCCACCTCCGGGACCATGGCCGAGCTGACGGGCCCCCGCCGCGCCGCCTACGACGTCCGCCTCAAGGGCGAGGCCACCGCCTTTCTGACCGACCTCCAGGACAAGGGCTGCGAGTGGCGGGAGGCGGAAGAGGGTTACCGCGTGTTCCTGGCCGACGGCCAGGGGCCCGAGCTGATCTTCGCCACCGCGCGCGAGTGCGGCGTCCAAGTGCGGTACCTGCGCCCGGGGGCGGAGACCCTGGAGGACGTGTTCCTGCGGGCGCTGGGGGAGAGCTGA
- a CDS encoding ABC transporter permease subunit codes for MPIYEQTYRRYEAREPLRAVRFWPITREALRIILARRAFLGLLASSWIPFIVRVVQIYVVTRFPEAGRILPVDGRLFGEFLNQQIVFTLFLSIFGGAGLIANDLRTGAILVYLSRPLTRRDYVLGKLGVLLALNLSVTLVPGLLLYAIGLALAPEQFLKWSLAWIGPAVVLHSAVVSLSVSLLALAVSSLSRSARVAGLGFFGLFLGLEVVRGILAQGFGLRPVALLSLRANLRALGAALFGVVERGPSLPWSWPAAVLLVVGLLCLVILRSRVRAVEIVR; via the coding sequence GTGCCCATCTACGAGCAGACTTACCGCCGGTATGAGGCGCGGGAGCCGCTGCGCGCGGTCCGCTTCTGGCCCATCACCCGCGAGGCGCTGCGGATCATCCTGGCCCGGCGGGCCTTTCTCGGCCTGCTCGCCAGCAGCTGGATCCCGTTTATCGTCCGGGTTGTCCAGATCTACGTGGTCACGCGCTTCCCCGAGGCGGGGCGCATCCTCCCCGTGGACGGCCGTCTCTTCGGGGAGTTCCTGAACCAGCAGATCGTCTTCACGCTCTTCCTTTCCATCTTCGGGGGTGCGGGCCTCATCGCCAACGACCTCAGGACGGGGGCGATCCTCGTCTACCTCTCGCGCCCCCTGACCCGCCGGGACTACGTGCTCGGCAAGCTGGGGGTGCTCCTGGCCCTCAACCTCTCCGTCACCCTCGTCCCCGGCCTCCTGCTCTACGCGATCGGCCTCGCCCTTGCCCCCGAGCAGTTCCTGAAATGGAGCTTGGCCTGGATCGGTCCGGCGGTCGTGCTCCATTCGGCGGTGGTGAGCCTCTCCGTGAGCCTCCTCGCCCTCGCCGTCTCTTCCCTCTCCCGCAGCGCGCGGGTGGCGGGTCTGGGCTTCTTTGGCCTCTTCCTCGGCCTGGAAGTCGTGCGCGGGATTCTGGCCCAGGGCTTCGGTCTCCGGCCTGTCGCTCTCCTCTCTCTGCGGGCGAACCTCCGGGCCCTCGGCGCGGCTCTCTTTGGAGTGGTGGAGCGGGGACCGAGCCTGCCCTGGTCCTGGCCGGCCGCGGTGCTTCTGGTGGTCGGCCTCCTGTGCCTCGTTATACTGCGCTCCCGGGTGCGCGCGGTGGAGATCGTCCGGTGA
- a CDS encoding ABC transporter ATP-binding protein, which yields MTVAPLEFARASRWYGPVIALNDVTVAIPPGVTGLLGPNGAGKSTFLKLAAGQLSPSQGEVRLLGVPAWGSPAVFHRVGFCPEVDAFWEGLTGLEFLVILLRLTGFDERECRERAENALTEVALLDAKDRKIGGFSKGMRQRVKLAQSIAHDPEVLFLDEPVSGMDPVNRRRVIDLVKRMGREGRTVVVSSHILHEVEAMTRRVLLIHNGRILAEGDVREIRDLMDEHPHTVAVRARDPRSLGEAVVRLPHVLSLSFGPEGEWVTVQTAKPDEFYGALSGAAIEAGVLEMYSPDEDLESVFKYLVAR from the coding sequence GTGACCGTGGCTCCGCTCGAGTTCGCGCGCGCCTCGCGCTGGTACGGCCCCGTCATAGCCTTGAACGACGTCACGGTCGCGATCCCTCCCGGCGTCACCGGGCTCCTGGGGCCGAACGGCGCGGGAAAGTCGACCTTTCTCAAGCTGGCCGCGGGTCAGCTGTCGCCCAGCCAGGGCGAGGTTCGCCTGCTCGGCGTGCCCGCTTGGGGCTCGCCCGCGGTCTTCCACCGCGTGGGCTTCTGTCCGGAAGTGGACGCCTTCTGGGAGGGGCTCACCGGCCTGGAGTTTTTGGTCATCCTGCTGCGGCTGACCGGCTTCGACGAACGCGAGTGCCGGGAGCGTGCGGAGAACGCGCTCACAGAGGTCGCGCTCTTGGACGCGAAGGACCGCAAGATCGGCGGCTTCAGCAAGGGGATGCGCCAGCGCGTCAAGCTCGCGCAGTCGATCGCCCACGACCCCGAGGTGCTCTTCCTGGACGAGCCGGTCTCGGGGATGGACCCCGTGAACCGCCGGAGGGTCATCGACCTCGTGAAGCGCATGGGCCGGGAAGGGCGGACGGTCGTGGTCTCGAGCCACATCCTCCACGAGGTGGAGGCCATGACCCGCCGGGTCCTGCTCATCCACAACGGCCGCATCCTGGCCGAAGGAGACGTGCGGGAGATTCGCGACCTCATGGACGAGCACCCCCACACGGTCGCCGTGCGCGCGCGGGACCCCCGGAGCCTGGGGGAGGCGGTCGTGCGGCTGCCCCACGTGCTCTCTCTGAGCTTCGGGCCGGAGGGGGAGTGGGTCACCGTGCAGACCGCGAAACCGGACGAGTTCTACGGTGCTCTGTCCGGGGCCGCCATCGAGGCCGGGGTCCTGGAGATGTACTCCCCGGACGAGGATCTGGAGTCGGTCTTCAAATACCTGGTCGCCCGATGA
- a CDS encoding ABC transporter permease, producing the protein MTDGITARARGRDTTRPLALVAAARGVFDLALQGMVWTRRSLLMAILLGLPAAVSILYRVVPTAWVPSRLSGPDLYALIAVFYYVRNFLPLAALFYATALIADEVEGKTLPYLLTRPIPRSAILLGKFAAYLTTTLTLTLPATVVTFFLLLTARGFAGLGASVPDLFRDMGVMILALLAYGALFTLLGVLLRRPVIPGLLFLFAWELIANLPGYLPRFTITVWLRSLMTHRPAEEGLAGLFGQTLPAGLCLGVLAALIAGFLGLSLWIFSTREYVLEQ; encoded by the coding sequence ATGACGGACGGCATTACGGCTCGTGCCCGGGGGCGAGACACCACCCGCCCCCTCGCGCTCGTAGCGGCCGCCCGCGGCGTCTTCGACCTCGCCCTCCAGGGCATGGTCTGGACCCGTCGCAGCCTCCTGATGGCGATTCTCCTCGGGCTGCCCGCGGCGGTCAGCATCCTCTACCGCGTCGTGCCCACGGCCTGGGTCCCGTCCCGTCTTAGCGGCCCGGATCTCTACGCCTTGATCGCGGTTTTCTATTACGTTCGCAACTTCCTCCCCTTGGCCGCCCTCTTCTACGCGACCGCCCTCATCGCCGACGAGGTGGAAGGCAAGACTCTTCCCTACCTCCTGACCCGGCCCATCCCGCGCTCTGCAATCCTCCTCGGCAAGTTCGCGGCCTACCTGACGACCACCCTCACCCTGACCCTGCCCGCGACGGTGGTGACCTTCTTCCTCCTCCTGACCGCGCGCGGTTTCGCCGGCCTGGGGGCGTCGGTACCGGATCTTTTCCGGGACATGGGGGTCATGATCCTCGCCCTGCTTGCCTACGGTGCACTCTTCACCCTGCTGGGCGTGCTGCTGCGGCGTCCCGTGATCCCGGGGCTGCTCTTCCTGTTCGCCTGGGAGCTCATCGCCAACCTGCCCGGCTACCTGCCAAGGTTCACCATCACCGTATGGCTGCGCTCGCTCATGACCCACCGTCCCGCCGAGGAGGGGTTGGCCGGGCTCTTCGGCCAGACCCTTCCCGCCGGACTGTGCCTGGGGGTGCTCGCGGCCCTGATCGCAGGCTTCCTGGGCCTGTCGCTTTGGATCTTTTCCACCCGCGAATACGTACTCGAGCAGTAA